In one window of Musa acuminata AAA Group cultivar baxijiao chromosome BXJ3-2, Cavendish_Baxijiao_AAA, whole genome shotgun sequence DNA:
- the LOC135631617 gene encoding BTB/POZ domain-containing protein POB1-like translates to MESNFMFAYNHPKFSDRVLRIEVVGEPPDGEVGIQRDTHHKRQSDTDDVTDQGDDSDLIVRVNSIYVNSAILAKRSPFFDKLFTNGMKESNQQDATVRINKSEEAAFMELLGFMYGGNLPTISPTLLDVLVIADKFAVDSCVRRCAELLGSLPMNMEYALLYLDLPSCVSITPEVQSLTDAAKVFICDQFGDITKLQDESTILPLAAIEVLLSSDRLQVASEDAAYDFVLKWAHARYPVPEERREILGPHLLHHVRFPYMSLEKLREVLDDLDHELVSELVNEALWFKADALHRQRALAAESTHKRFTERDYTHRPLKILEFDRPHPQCIVYLDLRREECATKLFPAGQIDSQSFHFGGHRFVLSASYYSNTNTGRHFRLLLRMQPDGSASFPVITCRSCPRMKPSRDFLERYEERSTLRGRNTEVSRSLLDLQWNSFIADKSKYFIDDTLQMRVALTIR, encoded by the exons ATGGAATCGAACTTCATGTTCGCCTACAACCATCCCAAATTCTCCGACCGCGTGCTCCGGATCGAGGTCGTGGGGGAGCCTCCCGATGGCGAGGTTGGCATCCAGCGGGACACCCACCATAAGCGGCAGAGTGACACCGACGACGTCACAGACCAAG GAGATGATTCTGATCTTATCGTCAGAGTCAATTCTATCTACGTTAATTCTGCTATACTTGCTAAAAGAAGCCCTTTCTTCGACAAG CTTTTCACGAATGGCATGAAAGAATCCAATCAGCAGGATGCGACTGTGAGAATCAACAAATCAG AGGAAGCTGCTTTCATGGAGCTCTTAGGCTTCATGTACGGAGGAAACTTGCCAACTATCTCGCCCACCCTCTTAGATGTGCTGGTTATTGCTGATAAATTTGCCGTTGATTCTTGCGTGCGCCGTTGCGCTGAGTTGCTTGGAAGCTTACCTATGAACATGGAATATGCACTGCTATATCTGGATCTCCCATCTTGTGTTTCCATTACACCAGAAGTCCAGTCTCTAACAGATGCAGCCAAGGTGTTCATTTGCGATCAGTTCGGGGACATAACCAA GTTGCAAGATGAATCGACGATCCTTCCTCTTGCTGCCATCGAGGTTTTACTGTCTAGTGATCGTCTCCAAGTGGCATCAGAAGATGCAGCCTATGACTTCGTGCTCAAGTGGGCGCATGCTCGGTACCCGGTACCGGAAGAACGGCGTGAGATCTTGGGGCCTCACCTACTCCACCATGTCCGTTTTCCTTATATGAGTCTCGAGAAGCTCAGAGAAGTCCTCGATGACTTGGATCATGAACTTGTTTCCGAATTAGTGAACGAGGCTCTTTGGTTCAAGGCAGATGCCCTCCACCGGCAACGTGCCCTCGCTGCTGAGTCAACGCACAAGCGGTTTACGGAGAGGGACTACACACATCGTCCGCTCAAGATCCTGGAATTCGATAGGCCACATCCGCAATGCATCGTATACCTGGATCTCAGGAGGGAGGAATGTGCCACCAAACTGTTCCCAGCAGGCCAGATCGACTCCCAGTCATTTCACTTCGGTGGACACAGATTCGTCCTATCAGCAAGCTACTACTCGAATACGAACACTGGCCGCCACTTTCGCCTTCTCCTAAGGATGCAGCCCGACGGTTCGGCCAGCTTTCCGGTAATAACCTGTCGGAGTTGCCCAAGAATGAAGCCATCCAGAGATTTTCTCGAGAGGTACGAAGAAAGGTCCACTTTAAGGGGTCGGAACACAGAAGTCTCCCGGAGCCTGCTTGATTTACAATGGAACTCATTTATCGCCGACAAGAGCAAGTACTTCATCGATGACACACTCCAAATGAGAGTTGCGTTGACCATCAGGTAG